One Pseudomonas muyukensis DNA segment encodes these proteins:
- a CDS encoding heavy metal response regulator transcription factor: MRLLIIEDEPRTADYLQQGLRENGYVVDCAHTGTDGLHLARQQAYDLVILDVNLPELDGWGVLQRLRAESSTRIMMLTAHGRLADRVKGLDLGADDYLLKPFEFPELLARIRSLLRRNDQHLQPSTLKVADLELDPGRHRAWRGGQRIDLTAKEFALLHLLMRQSGEVLSRTQIISLVWDMNFDCDTNVVEVSIRRLRAKIDDPFEDKLIHTLRGVGYVLEARA; this comes from the coding sequence ATGCGCCTACTGATTATCGAGGACGAACCCCGCACCGCCGACTACCTGCAGCAAGGCCTGCGCGAGAACGGCTATGTGGTCGACTGCGCCCACACCGGCACCGACGGCCTGCACCTGGCCCGCCAGCAGGCCTATGACCTGGTGATCCTCGACGTCAACCTGCCCGAGCTGGACGGCTGGGGGGTGTTGCAGCGCCTGCGCGCCGAGTCCTCCACGCGGATCATGATGCTCACCGCCCACGGCCGCCTGGCCGACCGGGTCAAGGGCCTGGACCTGGGCGCCGACGACTACCTGCTCAAGCCGTTCGAGTTCCCCGAGCTGCTGGCACGCATCCGCAGCCTGCTGCGGCGCAACGACCAGCACCTGCAACCGAGCACGCTGAAGGTCGCCGACCTGGAGCTCGATCCCGGCCGTCACCGCGCCTGGCGCGGCGGCCAGCGCATCGATCTGACCGCCAAGGAGTTCGCCCTGCTGCACCTGCTGATGCGCCAGAGCGGCGAGGTGCTGTCACGCACGCAGATCATCTCGCTGGTGTGGGACATGAACTTCGACTGCGACACCAACGTGGTGGAAGTGTCGATCCGCCGCCTGCGGGCGAAGATCGACGACCCGTTCGAGGACAAGCTGATCCACACCCTGCGCGGCGTCGGCTATGTGCTCGAGGCCCGCGCGTGA
- the pdxJ gene encoding pyridoxine 5'-phosphate synthase has product MLLGVNIDHVATLRQARGTRYPDPVKAALDAEEAGADGITVHLREDRRHIQERDVLLLKDVLQTRMNFEMGVTEEMMAFAEKIRPAHICLVPETRQELTTEGGLDVAGQEARIKAAVERLARTGAEVSLFIDADERQIEASRRVGAPAIELHTGRYADAQSPSEVADELQRIKDGVAFGVGQGLIVNAGHGLHYHNVEAVAAIQGINELNIGHALVAHALFVGFKAAVAEMKALIVAASR; this is encoded by the coding sequence ATGCTTCTCGGCGTCAACATCGACCACGTGGCGACCCTGCGCCAGGCCCGGGGCACCCGCTATCCGGACCCGGTCAAGGCCGCCCTGGACGCCGAGGAGGCGGGTGCCGATGGCATCACCGTGCACCTGCGCGAAGACCGCCGGCATATTCAGGAGCGCGACGTGCTGTTGCTCAAGGACGTGCTGCAGACCCGCATGAACTTCGAGATGGGCGTCACCGAAGAAATGATGGCGTTCGCCGAGAAGATCCGTCCGGCGCACATTTGCCTGGTGCCGGAAACCCGCCAGGAATTGACCACCGAAGGCGGCCTGGACGTTGCCGGCCAAGAAGCACGCATCAAGGCCGCGGTGGAGCGCCTGGCGCGCACCGGCGCCGAGGTGTCGCTGTTCATCGACGCCGACGAACGGCAGATCGAGGCCTCGCGCCGTGTCGGCGCCCCCGCCATCGAGTTGCACACTGGCCGCTACGCCGATGCCCAAAGCCCGAGCGAAGTGGCCGACGAGTTGCAGCGCATCAAGGATGGCGTGGCCTTCGGCGTCGGCCAAGGGCTGATCGTCAATGCCGGCCATGGCCTGCACTACCACAACGTCGAGGCGGTGGCGGCAATCCAGGGCATCAACGAGCTGAACATCGGCCATGCGCTGGTGGCCCATGCGCTGTTCGTCGGCTTCAAGGCCGCGGTGGCCGAGATGAAAGCGCTGATCGTCGCGGCCTCGCGCTAA
- a CDS encoding heavy metal sensor histidine kinase, producing the protein MKRSSLSLRLGLTVTLMGAALVLLLATLAVFALDHELDSRARKDLARKMQQVEHNLRVDLRSDDLGARAHPLLDLVMGHDNLSLSVLAVNGRHPALLSLGPALQSQHLLALDADNRLTFHAWRDGDDNQILTASRLMRLRDDTPVRVLMSLNRRDDNSLLQAYLHSTLLALPLLLLLIGIAAWKLVQRGLRPLRHFRRIAGQVSAHDLAHRLPDSGLPAELAELARAINVMLDRLDQGVRQLTQFSDDLAHELRTPIGNLMGKAQVTLARERDGDKYREALEDSVEELTRLSRIINDMLFLAQVSQPQTQVALVPVALADEVARVSELFACSAELKGISLHLQGWGTALADKLMFQRALSNLLSNAIRHGPQGKPVAVGIERQGNEMAVWVENQGTGIGEAHLPHLFERFYRAGAGRSRLEGGTGLGLAIVKSIMQLHGGRVEVSSQAAGPTRFTLVFKAE; encoded by the coding sequence GTGAAGCGCTCGAGCCTGTCGCTGCGCCTGGGCCTGACCGTCACCCTGATGGGCGCGGCGCTGGTGCTGCTGCTCGCCACCCTGGCGGTGTTCGCCCTCGACCACGAACTGGACAGCCGCGCGCGCAAGGACCTGGCGCGCAAGATGCAGCAGGTCGAGCACAACCTGCGGGTCGACCTGCGCAGCGACGACCTCGGCGCCCGCGCCCACCCGCTGCTCGACCTGGTCATGGGCCATGACAACCTCAGCCTCAGCGTGCTGGCGGTCAACGGCCGCCACCCGGCCCTGCTCAGCCTGGGCCCGGCGTTGCAGTCGCAGCACCTGCTGGCCCTGGATGCCGACAACCGGCTGACTTTTCACGCCTGGCGCGACGGCGACGACAACCAGATCCTCACCGCCAGCCGCCTGATGCGCCTGCGCGACGACACCCCGGTCAGGGTGCTGATGTCGCTCAACCGCCGCGACGACAACAGCCTGCTGCAAGCCTACCTGCACTCGACCCTGCTGGCCCTGCCGCTGCTGCTGCTGCTGATCGGCATCGCCGCCTGGAAGCTGGTGCAACGCGGCCTGCGACCACTGCGCCACTTTCGCCGGATCGCCGGACAGGTCTCGGCCCACGACCTCGCCCACCGCCTGCCCGACAGCGGCCTGCCGGCGGAGCTGGCCGAGCTGGCCCGGGCCATCAACGTGATGCTCGATCGCCTCGACCAGGGCGTGCGCCAGCTGACGCAGTTTTCCGATGACCTGGCCCATGAACTGCGCACGCCGATCGGCAACCTGATGGGCAAGGCCCAGGTCACCCTGGCCCGCGAGCGCGATGGCGACAAGTACCGCGAGGCGCTGGAAGACAGCGTCGAGGAACTGACCCGGCTCAGCCGCATCATCAACGACATGCTGTTCCTCGCCCAGGTCAGCCAGCCGCAAACCCAGGTGGCGCTGGTACCGGTGGCGCTGGCAGACGAGGTGGCCCGGGTCAGCGAGCTGTTCGCCTGCAGCGCCGAACTCAAGGGGATTTCCCTGCACCTGCAAGGCTGGGGCACGGCGCTGGCCGACAAGCTGATGTTCCAGCGCGCCCTGTCCAACCTGCTGAGCAATGCGATACGCCATGGCCCGCAGGGCAAGCCGGTGGCCGTTGGCATCGAGCGACAAGGCAACGAGATGGCCGTATGGGTAGAGAACCAGGGCACAGGTATCGGCGAGGCGCACCTGCCGCACCTGTTCGAGCGCTTCTACCGAGCAGGCGCCGGGCGTTCAAGGCTGGAGGGCGGCACCGGGCTGGGTTTGGCGATCGTGAAATCGATCATGCAGTTGCATGGTGGGCGCGTCGAGGTGAGCAGCCAGGCCGCTGGGCCAACGCGGTTTACCCTGGTCTTCAAGGCCGAGTGA